A region from the Sander vitreus isolate 19-12246 chromosome 1, sanVit1, whole genome shotgun sequence genome encodes:
- the LOC144522086 gene encoding neuronal acetylcholine receptor subunit alpha-7-like translates to MDSLNVLLFLAVTFFTVKVSLQGPDQRKLYNDLMTGYNPLVRPVSNDSQTLTVQFGLTLMQIMDVDEKNQVLTTNIWLQLQWDDHYLRWNTSEYGGVTNVRFPDHLIWKPDILLYNSADERFDATFHTNILVDSSGTCTYLPPGIFKSTCYIDVRWFPFDVQRCDLKFGSWTYGGWSLDLKMLEADITGYIANGEWDLVEVPGRKNERFYACCEEPYPDVTFTLVMRRRTLYYGLNLLIPCVLISTLALLVFLLPADSGEKISLGITVLLSLTVFMLLVAEIMPATSDSVPLIAQYFATTMVIVGLSVIATVLVLQYHHHDPDGSKMPKWTRVILLNWCAWFLRMKRPGEERVRSACHNKAPRNSLTSVELNASTSASQSTNGNMLYVGLRGLESIHYSTAVTSCDSGVLCGRLVGRAGEDEMLLPAGHSSSACRVEPELAKILDEVHFIAKRFRDQDEDELVCNEWKFAASVIDRLCLMAFSLFTILCTIGILMSAPNFVEAISKDFFT, encoded by the exons TTTCTCTTCAAGGGCCAGATCAGCGCAAACTGTACAACGACCTGATGACTGGCTACAACCCACTGGTGAGACCAGTCTCCAATGACTCTCAGACTCTCACTGTTCAATTCGGCCTCACCCTCATGCAGATCATGGATGTG GATGAGAAGAACCAGGTTTTGACAACCAACATCTGGCTGCAACTG CAGTGGGATGATCACTACCTGCGGTGGAATACATCAGAGTATGGAGGTGTGACCAATGTTAGATTTCCTGACCATCTCATTTGGAAGCCAGACATCCTGCTGTATAACAG TGCTGATGAAAGATTTGATGCTACTTTCCACACCAACATTTTGGTTGACTCCTCGGGCACCTGTACCTACTTACCTCCAG GGATCTTCAAGAGCACCTGCTACATCGATGTGCGCTGGTTCCCCTTTGACGTCCAGAGATGTGACCTGAAGTTTGGCTCCTGGACATACGGGGGCTGGTCTCTGGACTTAAAGATGTTGGAGGCGGATATCACCGGCTACATCGCCAACGGAGAGTGGGATCTTGTTG AGGTTCCAGGACGGAAGAACGAGCGTTTCTATGCCTGCTGCGAGGAGCCGTACCCTGACGTCACCTTCACCTTGGTGATGCGGAGACGGACCCTCTACTACGGCCTCAACCTGCTCATTCCGTGCGTGCTGATCTCCACTTTGGCCCTGCTCGTCTTCCTTCTGCCTGCTGACTCTGGGGAGAAGATCTCACTGG GCATTACAGTCCTGCTCTCCCTGACTGTCTTTATGCTGCTGGTTGCAGAGATTATGCCCGCCACATCGGACTCTGTGCCTTTAATAG ctCAATACTTTGCCACTACCATGGTCATTGTTGGTCTCTCAGTAATTGCCACAGTTCTCGTCTTACAATATCACCACCATGACCCTGATGGAAGCAAGATGCCGAAGTGG ACCCGTGTGATCCTGCTGAACTGGTGCGCCTGGTTCCTGCGCATGAAGCGCCCAGGTGAGGAGCGAGTGCGTTCAGCCTGTCACAACAAGGCTCCACGGAACAGCCTGACCAGCGTGGAGCTCAATGCAAGCACTTCAGCCTCCCAATCCACCAACGGCAACATGCTTTATGTTGGCTTGCGTGGCCTGGAGAGCATCCACTACTCCACAGCTGTCACCTCTTGTGACTCCGGGGTCCTCTGTGGACGGCTGGTTGGACGAGCAGGTGAGGATGAGATGCTCCTCCCCGCAGGTCACAGCTCCTCAGCTTGCAGAGTGGAACCAGAGCTTGCCAAGATCCTGGACGAGGTGCACTTTATTGCCAAGCGCTTCCGTGACCAAGACGAGGACGAGTTAGTGTGCAACGAGTGGAAATTTGCTGCGTCTGTCATTGACAGGCTTTGTCTCATGGCTTTCTCCCTCTTCACTATCCTGTGCACTATTGGGATCCTCATGTCAGCACCCAACTTTGTAGAGGCCATTTCAAAAGACTTCTTCACTTAA